Proteins encoded together in one Synechococcus sp. A15-62 window:
- a CDS encoding efflux RND transporter periplasmic adaptor subunit yields MRHPQRLLLTLAALITVSSCKSEAPKPPPPKVQAVSTQLAEFTESVDTVSTLEASNLVELAAQSGGRILELKIRQGDEVAPGQLLVVLDQVEKKAKADNAKANYERYVYLAETGAASQKDLDRYRTQYISAQAELDYSNLTSPSAGTVADVNVKVGDVIRQGEVFTSLVQNNELEAQVEVPAVFSTRLALGQPVLLSAPGSEDVFATGQVGSIDPRINKQTQGLLVKAVFPNTDGQLKDGQRLRTRVQIKAEQQLAVPFAAVTQTSGQSFVFRLGSFEELKENPGKADLEKLEKGIKAGKLPADAKFVLQTPVTVGELENQLYPITKGLEANQMVATTNLLNLKHGMPVQVQPAKAN; encoded by the coding sequence GTGCGTCACCCGCAGCGACTTCTTCTCACCCTCGCGGCTCTGATCACGGTCAGTTCCTGCAAGAGCGAAGCGCCGAAGCCGCCGCCGCCGAAGGTGCAGGCCGTCTCCACCCAGCTGGCTGAGTTTACCGAGAGTGTTGACACCGTCAGCACGTTGGAGGCCAGCAACCTTGTCGAGCTCGCTGCCCAGTCGGGGGGACGAATTCTGGAACTGAAGATTCGCCAGGGTGATGAAGTTGCGCCCGGTCAGCTCTTGGTGGTGCTCGATCAGGTTGAGAAGAAAGCCAAAGCCGACAACGCCAAAGCCAATTACGAGCGTTACGTCTATCTGGCTGAGACGGGCGCCGCGTCGCAGAAGGATCTGGATCGCTACCGCACCCAATACATCTCAGCTCAGGCCGAGCTTGACTACAGCAATCTCACTTCACCCTCTGCCGGCACGGTTGCTGACGTGAATGTGAAGGTGGGCGATGTGATTCGGCAGGGCGAGGTGTTCACCAGCCTGGTGCAGAACAACGAACTGGAAGCACAAGTTGAGGTACCGGCGGTGTTCTCGACGCGTCTGGCCCTGGGGCAGCCGGTGCTGCTCAGTGCCCCAGGCAGTGAGGATGTGTTCGCAACTGGGCAAGTTGGTTCGATTGATCCCCGGATCAACAAGCAGACCCAGGGATTGTTGGTGAAGGCGGTCTTCCCCAACACCGATGGACAACTGAAGGATGGCCAGCGTCTGCGCACGCGGGTGCAAATCAAGGCTGAGCAACAATTGGCCGTTCCTTTCGCCGCTGTCACCCAGACCTCGGGTCAGAGCTTCGTCTTCCGCCTTGGCAGCTTTGAGGAACTCAAAGAGAATCCTGGCAAGGCGGATCTCGAGAAGCTCGAGAAGGGAATCAAGGCCGGCAAACTTCCCGCTGATGCCAAGTTCGTCCTGCAGACGCCAGTCACGGTGGGCGAACTGGAGAACCAGCTCTATCCGATCACCAAAGGCCTGGAAGCCAATCAGATGGTTGCCACAACCAATCTGCTCAACCTGAAACACGGCATGCCCGTGCAGGTGCAGCCCGCCAAGGCGAACTGA
- a CDS encoding AAA family ATPase, with product MAQDLFAFHGEQQRRRLAPLADRMRPRTLEEFEGQSGILADGRLLRRAIKADRVGNLILHGPPGVGKTTLARIIANHTRAHFSSLNAVLAGVKDLRIEVDSARQRLERHGLRTILFIDEVHRFNSAQQDALLPWVENGTVTLIGATTENPYFEVNKALVSRSRLFRLLPLEPEDLQRLLQRALTDNERGYGDRSITISSDAFNHLVDVAGGDARSLLNALELAVESSEPDGDGVIQINLAIAEESIQQRAVLYDKHGDAHYDTISAFIKSLRGSDADAALFWLARMVEAGENPRFIFRRMLIAAGEDIGLADPQAIVVVEACAAAFERVGLPEGLYPLAQAALYLAGTEKSNSVLGFFDALKTVRDAQKQDVPGHLRDANRDGAAFGDGVGYRYPHAYAEHWVEQQYLPTALQGEVFWQPGQLGWEGERRQRMAERRAAQLAAAAELAADQPLLLSSGPERPGVDRWVQRQLGQEGERLQRLRERLWRDIPWTRRDRVLLLGMRSLIWALDPLRAAPEGGVTVLCENEADRSRLEAQMDLLEPEHRPDLLTGSLDALPPSQAFDWIGGRLAAADLQGQNWTALLKTINQHAEPTTGLRLLISRAELGPAGALLQDDDPTELFSDLVAQEQQWLERQQRPEELLKNAGWQLRCEEWLEHLSLPGGTALADRWLAEGSPYREAMGEISTEMLTQLRRTLNGLGKGGLRLPMRHQLIQGERGTP from the coding sequence TTGGCTCAGGACCTCTTCGCTTTTCACGGTGAGCAACAACGGCGGCGGCTGGCCCCTCTGGCCGATCGCATGCGCCCGCGAACGCTGGAGGAATTTGAAGGCCAAAGCGGGATCCTGGCCGACGGACGGCTCCTGCGCCGTGCCATCAAGGCCGATCGGGTTGGCAACTTGATCCTGCATGGCCCGCCCGGGGTCGGCAAAACCACCCTGGCGCGGATCATTGCCAACCACACCCGCGCTCATTTCAGCAGCCTCAATGCCGTACTGGCCGGCGTCAAAGACCTGCGGATCGAGGTTGATTCTGCACGCCAACGCCTTGAACGGCATGGCTTGCGCACAATCCTGTTCATCGACGAGGTACACCGCTTCAACAGCGCCCAGCAGGATGCGCTGTTGCCTTGGGTGGAAAACGGCACCGTCACCCTGATCGGCGCCACCACAGAAAACCCCTACTTCGAAGTCAATAAGGCGCTGGTCAGCCGCTCACGCCTGTTTCGTTTACTGCCACTGGAGCCGGAGGATTTGCAACGGCTGCTGCAACGCGCCCTGACGGACAACGAGCGGGGCTACGGCGACCGCTCCATCACCATCAGCAGCGATGCCTTCAACCACCTCGTTGATGTGGCGGGAGGAGACGCCCGCAGCCTGCTCAATGCCCTTGAACTGGCGGTGGAGAGTTCCGAACCCGATGGCGACGGCGTGATTCAGATCAACCTGGCCATCGCCGAAGAATCGATTCAGCAGCGGGCCGTGCTCTACGACAAGCACGGCGATGCTCACTACGACACGATCAGCGCCTTCATCAAATCGCTGCGGGGCTCCGATGCCGATGCGGCGCTGTTCTGGCTGGCGCGGATGGTGGAAGCCGGTGAAAACCCACGCTTCATTTTTCGGCGAATGCTGATTGCCGCGGGGGAAGACATCGGCCTGGCCGACCCACAGGCCATCGTTGTGGTGGAAGCCTGTGCCGCGGCCTTCGAACGGGTGGGGCTGCCCGAGGGCCTGTATCCCTTGGCCCAGGCCGCGTTGTACCTGGCGGGCACCGAAAAGAGCAACAGCGTTCTGGGCTTCTTTGATGCCCTCAAAACCGTGCGCGATGCGCAAAAACAAGACGTACCAGGGCATTTGCGCGATGCCAACCGGGATGGAGCCGCCTTCGGCGATGGCGTGGGCTACCGCTACCCCCATGCCTACGCCGAACACTGGGTGGAGCAGCAATACCTCCCCACAGCCCTGCAAGGCGAGGTGTTCTGGCAGCCCGGACAACTCGGATGGGAGGGGGAACGTCGCCAGCGGATGGCGGAACGCCGGGCAGCCCAACTCGCCGCGGCCGCGGAGCTGGCGGCCGACCAGCCTTTGCTGTTGAGCAGCGGACCCGAACGTCCCGGCGTGGACCGCTGGGTGCAGCGCCAACTGGGGCAGGAAGGAGAACGGCTGCAGCGCCTGCGCGAGCGGCTCTGGCGGGATATCCCCTGGACCCGTCGAGATCGTGTGCTGCTGCTGGGGATGCGCTCGCTGATCTGGGCTCTCGATCCATTGAGGGCTGCTCCGGAGGGAGGCGTCACCGTGCTCTGCGAAAACGAAGCCGACCGCAGCCGGCTGGAAGCGCAGATGGATCTGCTCGAGCCGGAGCATCGGCCCGACCTGTTGACCGGCAGCCTCGATGCTCTGCCACCGAGCCAAGCCTTCGACTGGATCGGAGGACGGCTCGCCGCAGCCGACCTGCAAGGGCAGAACTGGACGGCGCTACTGAAAACAATCAACCAACATGCCGAGCCAACAACAGGCTTACGGCTGCTGATCAGCCGCGCCGAACTGGGACCCGCCGGTGCACTGCTGCAAGACGACGATCCAACCGAGCTGTTCAGCGATCTTGTGGCTCAAGAACAGCAATGGCTTGAGCGGCAGCAGCGGCCGGAGGAGTTATTGAAGAACGCCGGCTGGCAGCTCCGTTGTGAGGAGTGGCTTGAACATCTCTCGCTTCCAGGGGGCACGGCACTGGCTGACCGATGGCTGGCCGAAGGGTCGCCCTACCGGGAGGCCATGGGGGAGATCAGCACTGAGATGCTGACGCAGTTGCGCCGAACGTTGAACGGCTTGGGCAAAGGTGGTTTACGGCTGCCAATGCGCCATCAACTGATCCAGGGCGAGCGAGGCACGCCATAA
- a CDS encoding protein phosphatase — translation MFSRLGVGLLAVASLAALAVPAGAGTKRPVRWNTGGAVWTTTSKDFKAFFKSGEINDRALDAGISNSGWTAEEIQEGMTKTYAVDIIGVSRFLYSNDGVKFLKDQTRSYFPYWTMTPTSVVALRSAIIADSIDGEISSAGIMAELPVDFRLADTCGTYDGTQNVCAPNHCEGDAQCTSLLSWYVFLPACIQANSVLPEPAARPAYVAPARPLW, via the coding sequence GTGTTTTCTCGTCTCGGCGTTGGCCTGCTGGCCGTCGCCTCCCTCGCTGCTCTGGCTGTTCCCGCTGGAGCAGGCACCAAGCGTCCCGTTCGCTGGAACACCGGTGGCGCCGTGTGGACCACCACATCCAAGGATTTCAAGGCTTTCTTTAAATCTGGTGAAATCAACGACCGTGCCCTGGATGCCGGCATCAGCAACTCCGGTTGGACTGCCGAGGAAATTCAGGAAGGCATGACCAAAACCTATGCCGTTGACATCATCGGGGTGTCCCGCTTCCTGTACTCCAATGACGGCGTCAAGTTCCTGAAGGATCAGACCCGTTCTTACTTCCCCTACTGGACGATGACGCCCACTTCCGTGGTGGCTCTGCGGTCCGCGATCATCGCCGACTCCATCGACGGTGAAATCTCTTCCGCCGGCATCATGGCTGAGCTGCCCGTGGACTTCCGTCTGGCTGACACCTGCGGCACCTACGACGGCACCCAGAACGTCTGTGCTCCCAACCATTGCGAAGGAGACGCCCAGTGCACCTCGCTGCTCTCCTGGTACGTGTTCCTGCCTGCCTGCATTCAGGCCAACTCCGTGCTGCCCGAGCCCGCTGCTCGCCCCGCCTACGTCGCTCCTGCCCGTCCCCTCTGGTGA
- a CDS encoding thymidylate synthase, protein MASRIRVEQIARSLAALGLLAMGLSALVAPRHGFSLDHAVPQSSQVNLSRLLMQREITLHQRSEAETLLKEFTLAQMTRHYWGEFAGSLQDLGLSAGPQLLATVDRDAVQTRLWLEPHHGTEAYLAEVARSGGRLRIHHCRGDRKGIGEAAAGHCPDGWQRISLK, encoded by the coding sequence ATGGCGTCGCGGATCCGGGTCGAGCAAATCGCGCGCTCCCTGGCGGCTCTGGGCCTTTTGGCCATGGGCTTGAGCGCACTTGTTGCGCCGCGTCATGGGTTCTCGTTGGATCACGCTGTTCCTCAGTCGTCGCAGGTGAATCTCAGCCGGCTGCTGATGCAGCGCGAAATCACCCTGCATCAACGCAGCGAAGCCGAAACGCTGCTTAAGGAGTTCACCCTTGCGCAGATGACGCGCCATTACTGGGGTGAATTCGCAGGCTCGCTCCAGGATCTGGGCCTGTCTGCCGGACCGCAGTTGCTGGCGACGGTGGATCGCGACGCTGTTCAGACCCGTTTGTGGCTTGAGCCCCATCACGGCACGGAGGCCTACTTGGCAGAGGTGGCGCGCTCCGGAGGTCGGCTGCGGATTCACCACTGCCGAGGGGATCGGAAGGGAATAGGCGAGGCCGCGGCCGGGCATTGTCCGGATGGTTGGCAACGCATCTCCTTGAAGTGA
- the bcp gene encoding thioredoxin-dependent thiol peroxidase, translated as MSLQIGDAAPDFTLPDQNGDSISLASLRGKKVVLYFYPKDDTPGCTKEACNFRDRWEQLKANNITVLGISKDGATSHNKFINKHELPFTLLTDEEPCAVANLYESYGLKKFMGREYMGMMRHTFLIDEEGKLERIYLKVKAATMADTLISDLGLS; from the coding sequence GTGAGCCTGCAAATCGGCGACGCCGCCCCCGACTTCACCCTTCCCGATCAAAACGGTGATTCCATCAGCCTCGCTTCACTGCGCGGGAAGAAGGTTGTTCTGTACTTCTATCCCAAAGACGACACCCCAGGCTGCACCAAAGAAGCCTGCAACTTTCGCGATCGCTGGGAGCAACTGAAAGCCAACAACATCACCGTTCTGGGCATCAGCAAGGACGGAGCCACCTCCCACAACAAATTCATCAACAAGCACGAGCTGCCCTTCACCCTGCTCACCGATGAGGAGCCCTGTGCCGTCGCCAACCTCTACGAAAGCTATGGGCTGAAGAAATTCATGGGGCGCGAATACATGGGAATGATGCGCCACACTTTCCTGATTGATGAAGAAGGAAAACTGGAGCGGATTTATCTCAAGGTGAAAGCGGCCACCATGGCCGACACATTGATCAGCGATCTCGGCCTGAGCTGA
- a CDS encoding type III pantothenate kinase: MTGSERGGGRALLIGNSRWHWAQRQDHDLRVDHGPPEPGRIGNDPPVWAAVGPVPESLMAHQDLRIRLEDVPLPKAPPWLGVDRALGAWMAWRCSQEQQLDCSRGLLLVDAGTVLSLTRVTADGCFGGGQLIPGYRLQLQAMAEGTLGLPSTPEVPNNDALQEVFPQQTVAAMQRGVLEAMLASIAAAQQHAQGLLWICGGDAALLKKHWTGATKLLQLEGDLQLQALLSLGAGLSSGRDR; the protein is encoded by the coding sequence GTGACAGGGTCTGAACGGGGCGGCGGTCGCGCTCTGCTGATTGGCAACAGCCGTTGGCATTGGGCTCAGCGTCAAGACCACGATCTACGTGTCGATCACGGGCCTCCTGAACCTGGTCGCATCGGGAACGACCCTCCGGTCTGGGCGGCGGTGGGTCCGGTGCCCGAGTCGCTCATGGCCCACCAGGATCTGCGCATTCGCCTTGAGGATGTGCCCTTGCCAAAGGCTCCTCCTTGGTTGGGTGTGGACCGAGCTCTCGGGGCTTGGATGGCTTGGCGCTGCAGTCAGGAGCAACAGCTCGACTGTTCCAGGGGGTTACTGCTCGTGGATGCCGGCACCGTGTTGAGCCTCACCCGGGTGACGGCGGACGGTTGTTTTGGAGGTGGCCAGCTGATCCCGGGCTATCGGCTCCAACTCCAGGCCATGGCCGAGGGAACCCTCGGCTTGCCATCAACCCCTGAGGTGCCCAATAACGACGCTTTGCAGGAGGTGTTTCCACAACAGACCGTGGCTGCCATGCAGCGCGGTGTGCTCGAGGCGATGTTGGCCTCCATTGCAGCGGCTCAGCAGCACGCCCAAGGCTTGTTGTGGATCTGCGGTGGTGACGCTGCCCTGTTGAAGAAACATTGGACCGGTGCAACGAAGTTGTTGCAGCTGGAGGGTGATCTTCAGTTGCAAGCACTGCTGAGCCTGGGTGCTGGGCTCAGCTCAGGCCGAGATCGCTGA
- a CDS encoding phosphoadenylyl-sulfate reductase: MKEAPGAMVSMAVQNELLEGRKLLESMEPQQRLAWGLEQFGENFALTTSFGIQSAVLLHMLSTLPGGDAVPVIWIDTGYLPPETYTYAAQLTQQLRIRLVVSQSEMSPARMEALHGRLWESGRVEDLETYHRIRKVEPLERALNDLETRCWASGVRRGQTDHRRSMTALDPIRERWSLRPLLEWTQRDVYYYMQSNNLPQHPLFEQGYSTVGDWHSSSPDVGDLSGRDTRFGGLKQECGIHVPQEVNEGLMGEGI; encoded by the coding sequence ATGAAGGAGGCTCCTGGGGCCATGGTGTCCATGGCGGTGCAAAACGAGTTGCTCGAAGGGCGCAAGCTGCTGGAGTCGATGGAGCCGCAGCAGCGTTTGGCCTGGGGATTGGAGCAGTTCGGGGAGAACTTCGCTCTCACCACAAGTTTTGGGATCCAATCGGCTGTGCTTCTGCACATGTTGAGCACCCTCCCCGGGGGTGATGCTGTGCCGGTGATCTGGATCGATACCGGCTATCTCCCTCCTGAGACCTACACCTATGCCGCTCAACTCACCCAGCAGCTCAGGATTCGTCTGGTGGTGAGTCAGAGCGAGATGTCCCCGGCTCGGATGGAGGCCCTGCACGGGCGGCTCTGGGAGTCCGGTCGCGTGGAAGACCTGGAGACCTATCACCGGATTCGCAAGGTTGAACCCTTAGAGCGTGCGCTCAACGATTTGGAGACGCGCTGCTGGGCCAGCGGCGTGCGTCGAGGGCAGACCGATCACCGCCGCTCGATGACCGCCTTGGATCCGATTCGGGAGCGTTGGTCCCTGCGCCCCTTGCTCGAGTGGACGCAGCGAGACGTTTACTACTACATGCAATCGAACAACCTCCCCCAGCATCCGTTGTTCGAGCAGGGCTATTCCACCGTTGGCGACTGGCATTCCAGTAGCCCGGACGTGGGAGATCTGAGTGGCCGCGACACCCGCTTCGGTGGGTTGAAGCAGGAGTGTGGAATTCACGTGCCCCAGGAGGTCAATGAAGGGCTGATGGGCGAAGGCATCTGA
- a CDS encoding NAD(P)/FAD-dependent oxidoreductase translates to MRSPSSPSDAVVIVGGGFGGLFTALALQRRQPNCPIVLIEPRDRFLFQPLLYELLSDELQGWEVAPRYDQLLNNGICWIQDSVVGVDLTSQSIELASGDRLGWSQLVLATGSKANDFGIPGVKEHSSSFRDLSDVSRLKQWLNNLHQQRGEAAGLIIVGAGPTGVELACKLTDLIDGAASVRLVEMGDEILPGSTAFNRERAQAALERKGVVVQLNTSVSEVKSSTAVLADGAVLPHAGLVWTAGSSPSIPPISPTPVLERGRLAVDDDLRLVGSANTFALGDLSARPGSPWPASAQVAMQQGDATAAAIETLRMEQEPQPFEFEDRGEMLSLGVGDATLTGMGLTLAGPLAFQLRRATYLTRLPGLSLGLRSAGAWLLNR, encoded by the coding sequence ATGCGTTCACCCTCGTCCCCATCGGATGCCGTGGTGATCGTTGGCGGTGGATTCGGTGGACTGTTCACGGCACTTGCTCTTCAGCGACGACAGCCCAACTGCCCCATCGTTCTGATCGAACCGCGGGATCGCTTTCTGTTTCAACCGCTGCTGTACGAACTGCTCAGCGATGAACTTCAAGGCTGGGAAGTAGCCCCCCGCTACGACCAACTGCTCAACAACGGCATCTGCTGGATCCAAGACAGCGTTGTTGGTGTCGATCTAACCAGCCAGAGCATCGAATTGGCCTCCGGAGACCGCTTGGGCTGGTCACAACTGGTGCTGGCGACGGGCTCGAAAGCAAACGATTTCGGCATTCCAGGCGTCAAGGAGCACAGCTCAAGCTTCCGTGACCTCAGCGATGTCAGCCGCCTCAAGCAATGGCTGAACAACCTGCACCAGCAACGGGGTGAAGCGGCCGGACTGATCATTGTTGGCGCGGGACCCACCGGCGTGGAGCTGGCCTGCAAGCTGACGGATCTGATCGACGGTGCTGCCAGCGTTCGACTGGTGGAGATGGGCGATGAAATCCTTCCCGGCAGCACAGCCTTCAATCGTGAGCGGGCCCAGGCCGCGCTGGAACGCAAAGGGGTGGTGGTCCAACTCAACACCAGCGTGAGCGAAGTGAAATCCAGCACCGCGGTTCTTGCCGATGGTGCTGTTCTGCCTCACGCAGGTTTGGTCTGGACGGCAGGAAGCAGCCCCTCCATCCCCCCCATCTCACCCACACCTGTGCTGGAACGGGGGCGTTTGGCCGTTGACGATGACCTGCGCCTGGTGGGCAGCGCCAACACATTCGCCCTCGGGGATCTCTCAGCCCGGCCTGGTAGCCCATGGCCCGCCAGCGCCCAGGTGGCGATGCAACAGGGCGATGCCACAGCCGCAGCCATCGAGACGTTGCGCATGGAGCAAGAACCACAACCCTTTGAATTCGAGGACCGAGGCGAAATGCTCAGCCTCGGTGTCGGTGACGCCACCCTCACCGGCATGGGGCTCACACTGGCTGGCCCCTTGGCCTTCCAGTTGCGACGAGCCACCTACCTCACCCGTCTGCCAGGGCTCTCCCTGGGTCTGCGCTCTGCAGGCGCCTGGTTGCTGAACCGTTGA
- the hflX gene encoding GTPase HflX has protein sequence MKQSHLGGRCRGLRPSQQRQLERLSHRRHPEDCGADLLSLERLADLVLDLEMPLHLVLDGRGLCRLLWLGPLNGSDSLLQHLPATPRRSSGGWRLISCPFARKGLPHDPRDAVVALDIAPRHWLRFAPCPAADGARPAELLIPDPSQADGWRPFEQGDLRDLCLLTPDEPQLQNSSAAAGDERVLLLTLISGNERRDQRDLAELEGLVRSAGAEPVARTSQRRGQTNPQTIWGSGKLQEAALEIRRCQASLVITDRELTPVQARNLERLLSCPVSDRSELILDIFAQRAGSAAGRLQVELAQLRYRLPRLLGRGSSLSRQGGGIGTRGPGETQLEKDRRAISRRIERLLRDQRQLQSHRSRLRDQRRGLPRVALVGYTNAGKSSLLNALCGKRASDRVLAENKLFATLDPTTRKLDLPCPGARPQRLLLTDTVGFIRDLPAPLVEAFRATLEEALDADVLLLVVDLADPDWEGHLDTVHRLLDELGSTALRRVIANQIDRCEATAIETIHQRDPDALFLSAVRGDGLEGLQQWLREQFFDPGAESPQLTTGDSPPWPS, from the coding sequence TTGAAGCAATCCCACCTCGGCGGGCGTTGCCGTGGTCTGCGCCCCAGCCAGCAACGGCAACTGGAGCGATTAAGCCATCGGCGCCATCCTGAAGACTGCGGCGCCGATCTGCTGAGCCTCGAACGCTTGGCCGACCTGGTGCTTGATCTAGAGATGCCACTGCATCTGGTGCTGGACGGCCGTGGTCTCTGCCGCCTGCTCTGGCTGGGGCCTCTCAACGGCAGCGATTCGCTGCTGCAGCATCTGCCGGCAACCCCTCGGCGGAGCAGCGGGGGATGGCGACTGATCAGCTGCCCTTTCGCTCGCAAAGGGCTGCCCCACGATCCCCGCGACGCTGTGGTCGCCCTCGACATCGCTCCTCGACACTGGCTGCGCTTTGCACCGTGCCCAGCCGCCGATGGAGCTCGCCCTGCCGAGCTCCTGATCCCGGACCCGTCGCAAGCCGATGGCTGGAGGCCGTTTGAACAGGGCGACCTTCGGGACCTTTGCCTCCTCACACCGGACGAACCCCAACTGCAGAACAGCAGCGCTGCGGCCGGAGACGAGCGGGTGCTTCTGCTCACGCTGATCAGTGGCAATGAACGGCGCGACCAGCGGGATCTGGCTGAGCTAGAAGGCCTGGTGCGCAGTGCCGGTGCCGAACCGGTGGCCCGGACCAGCCAGCGCCGGGGCCAAACCAATCCCCAGACGATCTGGGGCTCCGGAAAACTGCAGGAAGCGGCCCTCGAGATCCGCCGCTGCCAGGCCTCCCTCGTCATTACCGACCGGGAGCTCACCCCCGTACAGGCCCGCAATCTGGAGCGGCTGCTCAGCTGCCCTGTCTCCGACCGCAGTGAGTTGATCCTCGACATCTTTGCCCAGCGGGCCGGTAGTGCGGCAGGGCGGCTTCAGGTGGAACTGGCTCAACTGCGCTATCGGTTACCGCGCCTGCTGGGACGGGGCAGCAGCCTGTCGCGTCAGGGCGGCGGCATCGGCACGCGCGGCCCAGGGGAAACCCAGCTGGAAAAAGACCGCAGGGCCATCAGCCGACGCATCGAACGACTTCTTCGCGATCAACGCCAACTTCAATCCCACCGCAGCCGCTTGCGGGATCAACGGCGCGGTCTGCCGCGGGTGGCGCTTGTGGGCTACACGAATGCAGGAAAATCAAGCCTGCTCAATGCCTTGTGCGGCAAACGGGCCAGTGACCGTGTGCTGGCGGAGAACAAGTTGTTCGCCACCCTGGACCCCACCACCCGCAAACTCGACCTGCCCTGCCCTGGCGCACGCCCTCAACGGTTGCTGCTCACCGACACGGTGGGGTTCATCCGCGATCTCCCCGCCCCACTGGTGGAAGCCTTCCGCGCAACGCTGGAGGAAGCACTGGACGCCGATGTGTTGCTGCTGGTGGTGGACCTTGCTGACCCCGACTGGGAAGGCCACTTGGACACGGTGCATCGCCTGCTCGATGAGCTCGGCAGCACCGCCCTGCGCCGGGTGATCGCCAATCAGATCGACCGCTGTGAGGCGACTGCGATCGAGACGATTCACCAGCGGGACCCCGATGCCCTGTTTCTCTCGGCCGTGCGGGGGGATGGGCTGGAGGGCCTACAGCAGTGGTTGCGCGAGCAATTTTTTGATCCCGGGGCAGAATCGCCGCAATTGACGACCGGCGATTCGCCGCCATGGCCGAGCTGA